In the Pygocentrus nattereri isolate fPygNat1 chromosome 19, fPygNat1.pri, whole genome shotgun sequence genome, one interval contains:
- the ralab gene encoding v-ral simian leukemia viral oncogene homolog Ab (ras related): protein MAANKPKGQNSLALHKVIMVGSGGVGKSALTLQFMYDEFVEDYEPTKADSYRKKVVLDGEEVQIDILDTAGQEDYAAIRDNYFRSGEGFLCVFSITESESFAATADFREQILRVKEDENVPFLLVGNKSDLEDRRQVGVEEAKARANQWEVSYVETSAKTRANVDKVFFDLMRQIRARKMEDGKEKNGKKKRKSLANRIRERCCVL, encoded by the exons ATGGCGGCCAACAAACCCAAGGGACAGAACTCTCTGGCCCTGCACAAAGTGATTATGGTGGGCAGCGGCGGCGTGGGCAAATCTGCACTTACGCTGCAGTTCATGTATGACGAG TTTGTGGAGGACTATGAGCCCACTAAAGCTGACAGCTACAGAAAAAAAGTAGTTCTAGATGGAGAGGAGGTCCAAATTGACATACTGGACACAGCTGGTCAGGAAGACTACGCTGCCATTCGGGACAACTACTTCCGCAGTGGGGAGGGATTCCTCTGTGTTTTCTCCATCACAGAATCGGAGTCTTTTGCTGCAACCGCTGACTTCAG AGAGCAGATCCTGCGGGTTAAGGAGGATGAAAACGTGCCCTTCCTGCTGGTTGGAAATAAGTCAGATCTGGAAGACCGGCGACAGGTGGGAGTGGAGGAGGCCAAGGCCCGTGCCAATCAGTGGGAAGTTAGCTACGTGGAGACCTCTGCCAAAACACGTGCCAACGTGGACAAG GTGTTTTTCGACCTTATGCGACAAATCAGAGCTAGGAAAATGGAGGATGGCAAAGAGAAgaatgggaaaaagaaaagaaagagtttGGCAAATAGGATTCGAGAGAGATGCTGTGTTCTATAA